From the Scatophagus argus isolate fScaArg1 chromosome 21, fScaArg1.pri, whole genome shotgun sequence genome, one window contains:
- the LOC124052597 gene encoding protein kinase C and casein kinase II substrate protein 3-like isoform X1 yields MQQQNQTEETFSIMASLPKEPPEDPKKQSFWMPGNYVRTVHRTEQSFQACNDIVACFVERAKLEKQYAQQLNQWSSKWKSIVDSRPLYGSLMRAWQCFFTSTERLSTLHSSISQSLITEEGDRIKTWQKETFPKKIFCGFRESHDNNTSFSRAQKPWSKKMKKLEKVRVAYHKACQREQTVLDKEKQANEDSEMSPEKKQKITDAREKATEEKEKYKEHYEKMLEDVTSYTPRYMEEMEAIFEQSQEEERKRISFLKQAFLSIHRHLDITNNESVKAVYSDLHHTLMSISEQDDLKWWKNNLGPGMPTDWPKIEEWVPPVKKLNRKKREQKRKESRPVMIGGVKVRALYDYVGEEGDELSFKAGEVFLKVEEEDDQGWCRGVLSGGKEGFYPANYVEVVE; encoded by the exons AAACTTTCTCGATAATGGCGAGCCTTCCCAAAGAACCGCCTGAGGATCCCAAGAAACAGAGTTTCTGGATG ccagGGAATTATGTGCGTACAGTGCACAGAACTGAGCAGTCCTTCCAGGCATGCAACGACATCGTGGCGTGCTTCGTAGAGAGAGCAAAGTTAGAGAAACAGTATGCCCAGCAGCTCAACCAGTGGAGCAGCAAGTGGAAATCCATAGTGGATTCTC GGCCACTTTATGGCTCCCTCATGAGGGCGTGGCAGTGTTTTTTCACCTCCACTGAGCGTTTGTCCACCCTCCATTCCTCCATCTCCCAGTCACTCATTACAGAGGAAGGGGACCGGATAAAGACCTGGCAGAAGGAAACATTTCCCAAGAAAATCTTCTGTGGGTTCAGGGAGAGTCATGACAACAACACAAGTTTTTCACGTGCACAGAAACCCTGGTCCAAAAAGATGAAGAAG CTGGAGAAGGTCCGAGTCGCATATCACAAGGCCTGTCAGAGGGAGCAAACGGTGCTCgacaaagagaaacaagcaAACGAAGACTCGGAGATGAGTccagagaaaaagcagaaaatcacaGATGCCAGAGAGAAGgccacagaggagaaagaaaag TACAAAGAGCACTATGAGAAAATGCTGGAGGATGTGACGTCCTACACACCTCGTTACATGGAAGAGATGGAAGCCATTTTTGAACAGtcacaggaagaggagagaaagaggatcAGCTTCCTAAAGCAGGCCTTCCTCTCCATCCACAGACATCTTGACATCACCAACAATGAGAG tgtgaaggCAGTGTACAGCGATCTCCACCACACTCTGATGTCCATCAGTGAACAAGATGATCTCAAATGGTGGAAGAATAACCTCGGTCCTGGCATGCCCACCGACTGGCCAAAGATTGAG GAATGGGTCCCACCAGTAAAAAAGctaaacagaaagaagagagaacagaaaagaaaagagagccGACC TGTGATGATTGGGGGTGTGAAGGTGCGAGCTCTGTATGACTACGTGGGAGAGGAGGGTGATGAGCTGTCCTTTAAAGCAG GTGAAGTGTTCCTGAAGGTTGAGGAAGAGGACGACCAGGGTTGGTGTCGAGGAGTCCTGAGCGGAGGGAAGGAGGGCTTCTACCCAGCAAATTATGTTGAGGTTGTCGAGTGA
- the LOC124052597 gene encoding protein kinase C and casein kinase II substrate protein 3-like isoform X2: MASLPKEPPEDPKKQSFWMPGNYVRTVHRTEQSFQACNDIVACFVERAKLEKQYAQQLNQWSSKWKSIVDSRPLYGSLMRAWQCFFTSTERLSTLHSSISQSLITEEGDRIKTWQKETFPKKIFCGFRESHDNNTSFSRAQKPWSKKMKKLEKVRVAYHKACQREQTVLDKEKQANEDSEMSPEKKQKITDAREKATEEKEKYKEHYEKMLEDVTSYTPRYMEEMEAIFEQSQEEERKRISFLKQAFLSIHRHLDITNNESVKAVYSDLHHTLMSISEQDDLKWWKNNLGPGMPTDWPKIEEWVPPVKKLNRKKREQKRKESRPVMIGGVKVRALYDYVGEEGDELSFKAGEVFLKVEEEDDQGWCRGVLSGGKEGFYPANYVEVVE, encoded by the exons ATGGCGAGCCTTCCCAAAGAACCGCCTGAGGATCCCAAGAAACAGAGTTTCTGGATG ccagGGAATTATGTGCGTACAGTGCACAGAACTGAGCAGTCCTTCCAGGCATGCAACGACATCGTGGCGTGCTTCGTAGAGAGAGCAAAGTTAGAGAAACAGTATGCCCAGCAGCTCAACCAGTGGAGCAGCAAGTGGAAATCCATAGTGGATTCTC GGCCACTTTATGGCTCCCTCATGAGGGCGTGGCAGTGTTTTTTCACCTCCACTGAGCGTTTGTCCACCCTCCATTCCTCCATCTCCCAGTCACTCATTACAGAGGAAGGGGACCGGATAAAGACCTGGCAGAAGGAAACATTTCCCAAGAAAATCTTCTGTGGGTTCAGGGAGAGTCATGACAACAACACAAGTTTTTCACGTGCACAGAAACCCTGGTCCAAAAAGATGAAGAAG CTGGAGAAGGTCCGAGTCGCATATCACAAGGCCTGTCAGAGGGAGCAAACGGTGCTCgacaaagagaaacaagcaAACGAAGACTCGGAGATGAGTccagagaaaaagcagaaaatcacaGATGCCAGAGAGAAGgccacagaggagaaagaaaag TACAAAGAGCACTATGAGAAAATGCTGGAGGATGTGACGTCCTACACACCTCGTTACATGGAAGAGATGGAAGCCATTTTTGAACAGtcacaggaagaggagagaaagaggatcAGCTTCCTAAAGCAGGCCTTCCTCTCCATCCACAGACATCTTGACATCACCAACAATGAGAG tgtgaaggCAGTGTACAGCGATCTCCACCACACTCTGATGTCCATCAGTGAACAAGATGATCTCAAATGGTGGAAGAATAACCTCGGTCCTGGCATGCCCACCGACTGGCCAAAGATTGAG GAATGGGTCCCACCAGTAAAAAAGctaaacagaaagaagagagaacagaaaagaaaagagagccGACC TGTGATGATTGGGGGTGTGAAGGTGCGAGCTCTGTATGACTACGTGGGAGAGGAGGGTGATGAGCTGTCCTTTAAAGCAG GTGAAGTGTTCCTGAAGGTTGAGGAAGAGGACGACCAGGGTTGGTGTCGAGGAGTCCTGAGCGGAGGGAAGGAGGGCTTCTACCCAGCAAATTATGTTGAGGTTGTCGAGTGA